A region from the Triticum aestivum cultivar Chinese Spring chromosome 3D, IWGSC CS RefSeq v2.1, whole genome shotgun sequence genome encodes:
- the LOC123076866 gene encoding uncharacterized protein, translating into MARRLLARNLLPHLRLAARCPAPHPSLALVATRRLTPGPAPPPRLWAPQGSRFFADDRSHYDLFGKRRPGDEEFRKAWQENVDEEDCLWTASEDEDEEKENDTKMEREIKKVKKQAKENANLIDGDDSDELRSICPESDEDDMNLWSGSEEDDDNDIPTEPHPNERSDSYIDKVFEFDETPKYRTISELLKAEKEPPELSPGKQARKLAVENALKKLKKGPDGRYINVFDVVTDIDILIGAFENIVSGPEYAELREGGPKKLNIQFFKDIQARMRDPNFNFSPELKLKPKSKLVPKKKWQKAQSRKRKNDKR; encoded by the exons AtggcccgccgcctcctcgcccgcaACCTCCTCCCGCACCTCCGCCTCGCCGCGCGCTGCCCGGCGCCCCATCCCTCGCTGGCCCTCGTCGCCACGCGCCGCCTGACCCCCGGCCCGGCCCCGCCTCCCCGGCTGTGGGCTCCCCAAG GATCACGGTTCTTTGCTGATGATCGATCACACTACGATCTGTTTGGTAAAAGAAGGCCAGGTGATGAAGAGTTCAGGAAAGCATGGCAGGAGAATGTTGACGAGGAGGATTGCCTATGGACTGCcagtgaggatgaggatgaggagaaAGAGAATGATACAAAAATGGAACGGGAAATCAAGAAAGTGAAGAAGCAAGCCAAGGAAAATGCTAACCTTATTGATGGTGATGACAGTGATGAGTTAAGAAGCATATGTCCTGAGAGCGATGAAGACGATATGAATCTCTGGAGTGGCagtgaagaggacgatgacaatgaTATCCCTACCGAGCCACATCCCAATGAACGCAGTGATTCATATATAGACAAGGTGTTTGAATTTGATGAGACGCCTAAATACCGCACAATCTCTGAGCTGTTGAAAGCTGAGAAGGAACCACCAGAGCTCTCACCAGGAAAGCAAGCAAGAAAACTTGCTGTAGAAAATGCTCTCAAGAAGTTAAAAAAAGGGCCTGATGGACGCTACATTAACGTATTTGATGTTGTCACTGATATAGATATCCTGATTGGAGCATTTGAGAACATTGTTTCAGGACCAGAGTATGCAGAGCTGCGGGAGGGCGGACCAAAGAAGCTCAATATCCAGTTCTTCAAGGATATACAAGCACGCATGAGAGATCCAAATTTCAATTTTTCTCCAGAGTTAAAGTTGAAGCCTAAGAGTAAGTTAGTGCCTAAGAAGAAATGGCAGAAAGCACAATCGAGGAAGAGGAAAAATGACAAACGTTGA
- the LOC123076865 gene encoding heavy metal-associated isoprenylated plant protein 32, with product MTKDEDFKLVKIQTHVLRVNIHCDGCKHKVKKLLQRIEGVYSVAIDVDNHKVTVTGSVDSETLIRKLTRGGKHAELWSHQKGGHNNQGHKGGGGGGNQQKQQQQHQQQQKQAANVSKDGGGKGGGGQKEQGKLGGGVGSLMQGLKAFKSQHSKHQLPELSSDDDDDDMYDDEDDEDDDEFDDEYEDDLRFLGDKMSQLGILRQRAEAAAAINAKNKNGGNAANVGGKKGAPAGNHHHQNNQNQKMNMGAAAGNAKMGNGAQKNAGGIGGLMGLNHGLGAGGAAPGIQGYTGGGGFSHPSSYGAAGYGGLQQQQQQNGNLMASMQGYHNNPAPAAAMMNNLRGNMMMHQPQAQPQMMYHRSPQISPYTAYYNPYSYYYQQPGAGGGSSAYHPGGGTGDVETMFSDENTKGCAIM from the exons ATGACCAAAGATGAGGACTTCAAGCTGGTCAAGATCCAG ACCCATGTCCTGAGGGTGAACATACACTGCGACGGCTGCAAGCACAAGGTCAAGAAGCTGCTCCAGAGGATCGAAG GCGTCTACTCGGTGGCCATCGATGTGGACAACCACAAGGTCACGGTGACCGGCAGCGTCGACTCGGAGACGCTCATCAGGAAGCTCACCAGAGGGGGCAAGCACGCAGAGCTGTGGTCGCACCAGAAGGGCGGCCACAACAACCAGGGccacaagggcggcggcggcggcggcaaccagcagaagcagcagcagcaacaccagcagcagcagaagcaggctGCCAATGTGAGCAAGGATGGcggcggcaagggcggcggcgggcaGAAGGAGCAGGGAAAGCTTGGCGGCGGAGTCGGGAGCCTCATGCAGGGCCTCAAGGCCTTCAAGAGCCAGCACAGCAAGCACCAGCTCCCTGAGCTGAGCtcggacgacgacgatgatgatatgtatgatgatgaggatgatgaggacgatgatgagTTTGACGATGAGTATGAGGACGACCTCCGCTTCCTCGGGGACAAGATGAGCCAGCTTGGCATCCTCAGGCAGCGCGCCGAGGCTGCGGCGGCGATCAACGCCAAGAACAAGAACGGCGGCAATGCCGCCAATGTCGGCGGCAAGAAAGGCGCCCCGGCAGGGAACCACCACCATCAGAACAACCAGAACCAGAAGATGAAcatgggcgcggcggcggggaatgCCAAGATGGGGAACGGCGCTCAGAAGAACGCTGGCGGCATCGGTGGCCTCATGGGCCTGAACCATGGCCTGGGGGCCGGCGGTGCTGCTCCTGGCATACAGGGCTACAcaggcggcggcggcttcagcCACCCGTCCTCCTACGGCGCCGCCGGCTACGGagggctccagcagcagcagcagcagaacggCAACCTGATGGCGAGCATGCAGGGGTACCACAACAACCCGGCGCCGGCCGCGGCGATGATGAACAACCTGAGGGGCAACATGATGATGCACCAGCCGCAGGCGCAGCCGCAGATGATGTACCACCGGTCTCCCCAGATCAGCCCCTACACCGCCTACTACAACCCATACAGCTACTACTACCAGCagcccggcgccggcggcggctccTCCGCCTACCACCCCGGCGGCGGCACCGGCGACGTCGAGACCATGTTCAGCGACGAGAACACCAAGGGCTGTGCCATCATGTAG